The Leadbettera azotonutricia ZAS-9 genome has a window encoding:
- a CDS encoding TRAP transporter large permease subunit, whose translation MEANKTSPLWIVEQALCYFSLVCLALLPAAETILRVFFNSRVPASPGLIAHLLLVLGLLSGMSATRNGDHLSIGLVEYFHNEKAKNIITSGTGLISAFIVTIFAWCSASFIKIYLSPWQIVGFIPDQVFALVMPIGYGVMAFRFARLTPLKGKLRILPVLAIVLGTLCSLPVIFKLIWGFDLPDFAFSVTDWFANLAWLLKTPVFILLILAAFAGTPLFAVIGGMALILIQASWGEIDVVSNQVYTALTQNNMVAIPLFTLTGFILSESKAGVRLVNTFKSLFGWLPGGLIIATVIICAFFTSFTGASGVTILALGGILYTVLTENSRYSEKFSIGLLTASGSIGLLFPPSLAIFLVGATTRTNTIHLFLGGFIPGLILILATIIFGIVISVKTKVPVEPFSLKKAGKALKESLLEILLPFLLIAGYFSGILSLVEIGAAAAIYVFVAEVFVYKDIKLSEIVQVFKKAIPIIGGILSILALAQALSYYIVDTQVPYRFAQWIEAAISSKYVFLLILNLALLILGCLVDIFSAILIVLPLIMPLGAIYGIDPVHLGIIFLVNMEAGFLTPPVGLNLFLASYRFGKPFLETSRNVLPFLVIQLAVVFIVTYIPILTTFLTRLY comes from the coding sequence ATGGAAGCAAACAAGACAAGCCCCTTATGGATCGTTGAGCAGGCGCTTTGCTATTTCTCCCTTGTCTGCCTTGCCCTCCTGCCTGCTGCGGAAACCATACTCCGGGTGTTTTTCAATTCACGGGTTCCCGCTTCTCCGGGGCTTATTGCCCATCTCCTCCTGGTACTGGGGCTGCTTTCCGGCATGAGCGCTACCAGAAACGGGGATCACCTTTCCATAGGGCTGGTTGAGTATTTCCACAACGAAAAAGCCAAAAATATAATTACCTCGGGCACGGGGCTTATCTCTGCGTTTATTGTAACAATTTTCGCCTGGTGTTCCGCTTCGTTCATCAAAATCTATCTTTCGCCCTGGCAAATTGTCGGGTTTATCCCGGATCAGGTTTTTGCGCTGGTGATGCCCATAGGCTATGGGGTCATGGCCTTCCGCTTTGCCCGGCTGACGCCCCTGAAAGGAAAACTGCGGATTCTTCCGGTTCTGGCGATAGTCCTGGGAACACTGTGCTCCCTGCCGGTCATTTTCAAGCTTATTTGGGGCTTTGATCTTCCGGACTTTGCCTTTTCCGTTACCGATTGGTTTGCGAATCTGGCATGGCTTTTAAAGACGCCGGTGTTTATCCTGCTTATCCTTGCGGCGTTCGCAGGGACGCCCTTGTTTGCGGTTATCGGCGGCATGGCCCTCATCCTGATTCAGGCGTCCTGGGGGGAAATTGATGTTGTTTCAAACCAGGTGTACACCGCGCTGACCCAAAACAATATGGTTGCCATTCCCCTCTTTACCCTTACGGGCTTTATCCTTTCGGAAAGCAAGGCCGGGGTACGGCTGGTGAATACCTTCAAAAGCCTTTTCGGCTGGCTGCCCGGGGGCTTGATCATTGCCACGGTGATTATCTGCGCCTTCTTCACTTCCTTTACCGGCGCTTCCGGAGTAACGATCCTTGCCCTGGGGGGCATACTCTACACGGTGCTCACGGAAAATTCACGGTATTCCGAAAAATTTTCCATCGGGCTTTTAACCGCGTCCGGCAGCATCGGTCTCCTCTTCCCCCCGAGCCTTGCCATATTCCTGGTGGGGGCTACCACCCGGACCAATACGATCCACCTCTTTCTGGGAGGGTTTATCCCCGGACTAATCCTGATTCTGGCCACCATAATTTTCGGCATTGTCATTTCGGTTAAAACAAAAGTTCCTGTGGAGCCTTTTAGCCTGAAAAAAGCGGGCAAGGCGCTTAAGGAATCATTGCTGGAAATACTGCTGCCTTTCCTGCTTATTGCAGGCTATTTTTCCGGGATTTTGTCCCTGGTGGAAATTGGGGCTGCGGCGGCGATCTACGTCTTTGTGGCGGAGGTCTTTGTGTACAAGGATATCAAGCTCTCGGAGATTGTCCAGGTTTTTAAGAAAGCCATACCCATCATCGGCGGCATACTTTCGATACTCGCCCTGGCCCAGGCCCTGTCTTATTATATCGTCGATACCCAGGTGCCTTACCGCTTTGCCCAATGGATAGAGGCCGCCATTTCCTCGAAATACGTCTTCCTTTTGATCCTCAATTTAGCCCTGCTGATATTGGGCTGCCTGGTGGATATTTTCTCTGCGATTCTGATTGTGCTGCCCCTGATCATGCCCCTGGGCGCGATCTACGGCATAGACCCGGTTCACCTTGGGATCATCTTCCTTGTCAACATGGAAGCAGGCTTCCTTACCCCTCCGGTGGGGCTCAACCTGTTCCTTGCCAGTTATCGTTTCGGCAAACCCTTCCTCGAAACCTCCCGGAATGTATTGCCTTTCCTGGTAATTCAGCTGGCAGTGGTGTTCATTGTGACCTATATTCCCATTCTTACCACTTTCCTTACGAGATTATACTAA
- a CDS encoding lysophospholipid acyltransferase family protein codes for MKSEKSESGPYVPNVGIQYPANPDEHLNLGPKLVEVTLDEHYPFLDKSLKFKLWSGLIYLGIFTLVFFLLQLRFGLKIEGRSILKKNRKLFKDGAMTVSNHMLRWDFLAVLKAVRWRRLWFPAWKENISGPDRHVIRAAGGIPVPTEIHVIKYFNQAFDELHQRRKWFHAFPEGSNWHFYQPIRPFKKGVFTMAYKYNLPCIPMAFSYRKPTGLFKLYIKSHPLITLRIGEPIMPDLTLPRKEAVVLLRQQCHKKIVELAGIKEGENPYPCEGD; via the coding sequence ATGAAATCCGAAAAATCCGAGTCTGGCCCTTATGTACCGAATGTGGGGATACAATACCCTGCAAACCCTGATGAGCACCTGAACCTGGGGCCCAAGCTGGTGGAGGTAACCCTGGATGAGCATTACCCCTTCCTCGATAAATCCCTTAAGTTTAAACTGTGGAGCGGCCTCATCTATCTGGGGATCTTTACCCTGGTTTTTTTCCTTTTGCAGCTCCGCTTTGGCCTTAAGATTGAAGGCCGCAGCATCCTGAAAAAGAACCGGAAGCTGTTCAAAGATGGGGCTATGACCGTATCGAACCATATGCTGCGCTGGGATTTCCTCGCTGTGCTCAAGGCGGTCCGGTGGAGGCGGCTCTGGTTCCCTGCGTGGAAAGAGAATATCTCCGGCCCCGACAGGCATGTCATCCGTGCTGCGGGGGGCATTCCGGTTCCCACGGAGATTCACGTGATCAAATACTTCAATCAGGCTTTTGATGAACTCCACCAGCGCAGAAAGTGGTTCCACGCCTTTCCCGAGGGCAGCAATTGGCACTTCTATCAGCCGATTCGGCCCTTCAAGAAAGGGGTGTTCACCATGGCTTATAAATACAATCTTCCCTGTATCCCCATGGCGTTTTCCTACCGGAAACCCACGGGCCTATTTAAGCTGTATATAAAGAGCCACCCCCTGATCACCCTGCGCATCGGGGAGCCGATTATGCCTGACCTGACTCTGCCCCGCAAAGAGGCGGTGGTCCTTCTGCGCCAGCAATGCCACAAAAAAATTGTGGAGCTGGCCGGTATCAAGGAAGGGGAAAATCCCTATCCGTGCGAAGGGGATTGA
- the dctP gene encoding TRAP transporter substrate-binding protein DctP: MKKFWYAVFFCLVCFCVVSPESAFAQRRKITIKLASLVPENTPWGSALNRMARDWAAATNGEVSLQIYHNGSAGSEADVLRKLKGNQIQAAILSSFGLNTITPEIMTLSCPFLIRDNTELDLVLNELKPELERLINEKGFYTLAWSKAGWVKFFSKQPVYTPADMKRQKLGTNENEPALMDAFKAMGYQMVPVAMNQVLVYLNGGMIDAVYQSPVNVGGLQIFGVAKNMSSINIAPFMGGIVLNQAAWRSIPDQYKPELIRIAKNLEKTLDTSIQELEASAIETMRNYGLIVNQATPAQQQLWYDDVNRIVPTLLGKTFDRAMYTRIEGILKTRRGQ; the protein is encoded by the coding sequence ATGAAAAAATTTTGGTATGCGGTGTTTTTTTGCCTTGTGTGTTTTTGCGTGGTCAGCCCCGAGTCTGCTTTTGCGCAGCGGCGGAAGATTACCATCAAACTGGCGTCTCTGGTTCCGGAGAATACACCCTGGGGCTCGGCTTTGAACCGGATGGCCCGGGATTGGGCTGCGGCAACCAACGGCGAAGTGTCTTTGCAGATTTACCACAACGGCAGCGCGGGGAGCGAGGCGGATGTGCTCCGGAAGCTCAAGGGAAACCAAATCCAGGCGGCGATTTTGAGTTCCTTTGGCTTGAATACCATTACCCCGGAAATCATGACCCTGAGCTGCCCCTTCCTTATCAGGGATAATACAGAACTGGATCTGGTGCTGAATGAGCTGAAGCCGGAACTGGAACGGCTGATCAACGAAAAGGGTTTTTATACCCTGGCCTGGTCAAAGGCGGGCTGGGTCAAATTTTTCTCCAAGCAGCCGGTCTATACCCCGGCCGACATGAAACGGCAGAAACTGGGCACCAACGAAAACGAGCCTGCCTTGATGGACGCCTTCAAGGCCATGGGCTACCAGATGGTGCCGGTGGCCATGAACCAGGTATTGGTATACCTTAACGGCGGCATGATAGACGCAGTGTACCAGAGCCCGGTCAATGTGGGAGGGCTGCAAATTTTCGGCGTGGCGAAGAATATGTCGAGCATCAACATAGCGCCTTTCATGGGGGGCATCGTGCTGAACCAGGCTGCCTGGCGATCCATCCCTGACCAGTACAAACCGGAGCTGATCCGGATTGCCAAGAACCTGGAGAAGACCCTGGATACCTCCATTCAGGAGCTTGAGGCGAGCGCCATCGAGACCATGCGCAATTACGGGCTGATAGTGAATCAGGCTACCCCGGCCCAGCAGCAGCTCTGGTATGATGATGTGAACCGCATTGTCCCCACCCTTTTGGGCAAAACTTTTGACCGGGCCATGTACACAAGGATCGAGGGGATCCTTAAAACCCGCCGGGGACAATAA